Proteins encoded together in one Fibrobacter succinogenes window:
- a CDS encoding glycosyltransferase family 2 protein yields MSDAVKICAIVPVYRHENTSRNVVKSLASLSIPVILVDDGNTPEGHHVLFEIAKEFANVELVTHKCNLGKGAAMRSGMDAAVAAGFTHALQVDADGQHDMDSIPFFVNEAKEHPEELICGYPKYDESVPKAREQGRKITNFWVAIETVSLKIPDAMCGFRLYPLATSWPVMKRLCNKRMGFDIEMIVKLSWAGVRMRFFPVKVHYPKDGFSNFRMFHDNVAISITHTMLCIGMVFRLPLILGRKLRRCL; encoded by the coding sequence GTGAGTGACGCGGTGAAAATTTGTGCCATAGTGCCTGTGTATCGCCACGAAAATACATCACGAAATGTCGTGAAATCGCTGGCTTCTTTGAGTATCCCCGTGATTCTTGTGGATGATGGCAATACGCCCGAAGGGCATCACGTTCTTTTTGAAATTGCAAAAGAATTTGCGAATGTGGAACTTGTAACGCATAAATGTAATCTCGGGAAAGGGGCTGCTATGCGCTCGGGGATGGATGCTGCGGTTGCCGCAGGTTTTACGCATGCGTTGCAAGTCGATGCAGACGGTCAGCATGATATGGATTCGATACCGTTCTTTGTCAACGAAGCCAAAGAGCATCCCGAAGAGTTGATTTGCGGTTATCCCAAGTACGATGAATCTGTGCCGAAAGCTCGTGAGCAAGGGCGCAAGATTACGAATTTCTGGGTGGCGATAGAAACTGTTTCGCTCAAGATTCCTGATGCCATGTGCGGTTTCCGGTTGTATCCGCTAGCTACATCATGGCCTGTGATGAAGCGCTTGTGCAATAAACGCATGGGTTTTGATATTGAAATGATTGTAAAACTTTCGTGGGCTGGTGTGAGAATGCGCTTTTTCCCGGTAAAGGTGCATTACCCCAAAGATGGTTTTTCAAATTTTAGAATGTTCCATGATAACGTTGCGATTTCAATAACGCATACGATGCTTTGCATTGGCATGGTGTTTCGGCTTCCTTTAATTCTAGGTCGTAAATTGAGGCGTTGCTTATGA
- a CDS encoding AMP-binding protein: protein MAGKIFFTAVSVLYPVIVYCGYRYWGLSPRRLSLMLLALAFYHFLNFTRSKSQVERGRTGIFVVLILVCALVAFLADNILFVKFYPVLVNLSFLSFFGFTLWRPPSFAFRMACLHDKSLETSPSFNAVERYCQKVTIAWCVFFVVNGSIAALTVFVGSDKIWSLYNGLISYILIGLFFVVELGVRKKMQSKMQSYIPVCDLDLDSRPNGVLVSFDSGVDAANAGGNTANAVGNAANAGGIAAGNKTWGDFVSDVSKVRYFLEARENTPWILHCEDSYYFTVALLAMLQSGRKALITANRQEAFIKEIKKPEYGFLTDEPFAGDVSATMIQNVLSGSVNEECAVECAAVDNASGECVAVDDAGKCAEGKCTPLKFGKFDKSKAEMVMYTSGTTGEPKAVYKQFLQFENELFELVKVFGNDWLNRKVYSTVNHHHIYGLLFTALLPIAAGLPFRRHRIDFPSELANVAGEAAVIASSPAFLKRLSAEADKAIEFKCPPIIYSSGGPLPEEVARKACELTSYWPMEIYGSTETGGIAYRQSKNGPVWTPFEVCKMSLAENGCLNIKSSYILEAEGFTTGDLVELYDDGRFLLKGRSDSIVKIEEKRISLPEVEMRLKQTGLVQDVRVVPMVGKRQYLAAAIVLNGAGREKFAGSTKLAINNFFHDYLLKFIENTVSPKKWRYLEELPQNTEGKIRMRDIQALFSLAESPNFKILKFRREPGMLTAKLLFPATSEYFDGHFPNFKLLPAVVQVDLVLRLARNFLEIPKELSKMNRTRFTNPILPDVPVMVEINYNAGAGLVNFAFTSVDGKSAYSNGLLIMNTNVANEGENRE, encoded by the coding sequence ATGGCGGGGAAGATTTTCTTTACCGCGGTTTCGGTTTTGTATCCGGTAATAGTCTATTGCGGATATAGGTATTGGGGGCTTTCTCCAAGGCGCTTGAGTTTGATGCTTTTGGCGCTTGCTTTTTACCATTTTTTGAATTTTACGCGAAGCAAATCGCAAGTGGAGCGAGGACGGACAGGCATCTTTGTCGTGCTGATTCTCGTGTGTGCGCTTGTAGCGTTTTTGGCTGATAACATTTTATTCGTCAAGTTTTATCCAGTGCTTGTGAACTTGAGTTTTCTCTCGTTCTTTGGATTTACGCTGTGGAGGCCACCTAGTTTTGCATTCCGAATGGCTTGCCTTCATGACAAATCGCTTGAAACCTCGCCTTCGTTTAATGCCGTAGAACGTTATTGCCAAAAAGTGACGATCGCTTGGTGTGTTTTTTTTGTTGTGAATGGCTCTATTGCCGCACTGACAGTTTTTGTAGGCTCCGATAAAATTTGGTCGCTATACAATGGACTTATTTCTTACATTTTAATTGGTTTATTTTTTGTTGTGGAATTAGGGGTTCGAAAAAAAATGCAGAGCAAAATGCAATCGTATATTCCGGTATGTGATTTAGATCTAGATTCACGCCCGAACGGGGTGCTTGTAAGTTTTGACTCTGGTGTGGATGCTGCGAACGCAGGTGGGAATACCGCGAATGCAGTCGGAAATGCTGCGAACGCAGGTGGGATTGCTGCCGGAAATAAGACTTGGGGCGATTTTGTAAGTGATGTTTCTAAGGTACGTTATTTCTTGGAAGCGCGTGAAAATACGCCGTGGATTTTGCATTGCGAGGATTCGTATTACTTTACGGTAGCTCTTTTAGCGATGCTTCAGAGTGGGCGCAAAGCGCTTATAACGGCGAACCGCCAAGAAGCTTTTATCAAGGAAATCAAGAAACCGGAATACGGATTCTTGACGGATGAACCGTTTGCTGGTGATGTTTCTGCGACGATGATCCAGAACGTGCTTAGCGGTTCAGTGAACGAGGAATGCGCTGTGGAGTGCGCGGCTGTTGATAACGCAAGTGGGGAATGCGTGGCGGTTGATGATGCGGGAAAATGCGCGGAAGGTAAATGTACCCCGCTCAAGTTCGGCAAATTCGATAAGTCCAAAGCCGAAATGGTAATGTACACATCTGGCACAACGGGTGAACCGAAAGCTGTGTACAAGCAATTTTTGCAATTTGAAAATGAACTTTTTGAACTTGTGAAAGTCTTTGGAAATGATTGGTTGAACCGCAAAGTTTATAGTACGGTCAATCATCATCATATTTACGGTTTGTTGTTTACTGCGTTGCTACCGATTGCAGCTGGACTCCCGTTCCGTAGGCATCGTATTGATTTTCCTTCTGAGCTTGCGAATGTTGCAGGCGAAGCCGCTGTCATTGCATCAAGTCCTGCGTTCCTAAAGCGTTTATCTGCAGAAGCGGATAAAGCGATTGAATTTAAGTGTCCGCCAATTATTTATTCATCCGGTGGTCCGCTTCCCGAAGAGGTGGCGCGCAAGGCATGTGAACTTACGAGCTATTGGCCGATGGAAATTTATGGCAGTACCGAAACAGGCGGCATTGCGTATAGGCAATCCAAGAATGGCCCCGTATGGACTCCGTTTGAAGTCTGCAAGATGAGCCTTGCTGAAAACGGTTGTTTGAACATCAAGTCAAGTTACATTCTCGAAGCGGAAGGCTTTACAACAGGCGATTTGGTGGAACTTTATGATGATGGTCGTTTTTTGCTCAAGGGGCGTTCGGATTCGATTGTGAAAATTGAAGAAAAACGCATTTCGCTCCCAGAAGTGGAAATGCGCTTGAAGCAGACGGGCTTGGTGCAAGATGTCCGCGTGGTTCCAATGGTGGGCAAACGCCAATATTTAGCGGCTGCGATTGTGTTAAATGGTGCTGGCCGTGAAAAGTTTGCAGGTTCGACAAAACTTGCCATCAATAATTTCTTTCATGATTATTTGTTGAAATTTATTGAAAATACAGTCTCGCCTAAAAAATGGCGTTATCTTGAGGAACTTCCGCAGAATACCGAAGGCAAGATTCGCATGCGCGATATTCAAGCGTTGTTTAGCCTTGCGGAAAGCCCGAACTTCAAAATTTTAAAATTCCGCAGAGAACCAGGCATGTTGACGGCAAAGCTTTTATTCCCTGCGACAAGCGAATACTTTGATGGACATTTTCCAAATTTCAAATTGCTGCCTGCCGTTGTGCAGGTGGATTTGGTTTTGCGGCTTGCACGAAATTTTTTGGAAATTCCAAAGGAACTTTCGAAGATGAATCGTACTCGCTTTACAAATCCTATTTTGCCGGATGTTCCGGTGATGGTGGAAATAAACTACAACGCCGGTGCGGGCCTGGTGAATTTTGCATTTACAAGTGTTGATGGAAAAAGCGCGTATTCAAATGGTTTGCTTATAATGAATACAAATGTAGCGAATGAGGGGGAAAATCGTGAGTGA
- a CDS encoding phosphopantetheine-binding protein: protein MKAAKNMSDLNTRIKEVIIESLELEDITPADIVDSAPIFGKNAAGEGLGLDSIDALELGIAIKENFGVTFSTVKEETKKHFASVNALADYISANSKG, encoded by the coding sequence ATTAAGGCTGCGAAAAATATGTCCGATTTGAATACCCGCATTAAGGAAGTCATTATCGAATCTCTGGAGCTGGAAGATATTACACCTGCTGATATTGTGGATTCCGCCCCGATTTTTGGAAAAAATGCTGCTGGAGAAGGTCTTGGCCTTGATTCAATTGATGCTTTGGAATTGGGTATTGCCATTAAGGAAAATTTTGGCGTGACATTTTCGACAGTGAAGGAAGAAACCAAGAAGCATTTTGCTTCGGTGAATGCGCTGGCAGATTACATTTCTGCAAATTCCAAGGGCTAA
- a CDS encoding acyl carrier protein has protein sequence MEKKEIFEKIKAALIEDFDLEEGRIVPDAKLYEDLELDSIDAVDLIVKLKSFLPRNIDPESFKKMRTLQNVVDGIYNLVLNSESK, from the coding sequence ATGGAAAAAAAAGAAATTTTTGAAAAGATTAAGGCTGCCCTTATCGAAGATTTCGACTTGGAAGAGGGGCGAATTGTTCCCGATGCCAAGCTTTATGAAGATCTGGAACTTGACAGCATTGATGCTGTAGATTTGATTGTGAAATTGAAGTCGTTTTTGCCGAGAAACATTGACCCGGAGTCGTTTAAGAAAATGCGTACTCTTCAAAATGTGGTTGATGGAATATATAATCTTGTTCTAAATTCGGAATCTAAGTAA
- a CDS encoding methyltransferase, with the protein MFDFYKNDSIDAVSAKFEAQKIAFAPLSFQAARALRNMGILDEISNARKKGITISELSQKLNISHYGVSVLVEMGLGMGALKIHKDSDEEDLRLTLGKIGFFLMKDEMTQVNMDFSEDICYRGAENLEESIRTGKPAGLPHLGPWKTVYEGLSELTEQQKKSWFGFDHFYSDLAFPEALPIVFETLAERKSPHLFDIGGNTAKWAIACCKYNANVNVSIIDLPGQTAVAEKNAADAGFANRIDTIACNVLDDTTKFPIGADAIWMSQFLDCFSLKQVTKILTKIHSAATSETDIYVLEPLWDKQRFEAGAYSLQATSLYFTCIANGNSKMYRYAELKRAIETAGFELKEAHHNVGPNSYSLLRFRKK; encoded by the coding sequence ATGTTCGATTTTTATAAAAACGATTCCATCGATGCCGTAAGCGCCAAGTTCGAAGCGCAAAAAATCGCTTTTGCACCGTTAAGCTTCCAAGCGGCACGAGCTCTCAGAAACATGGGCATTTTGGACGAAATCAGCAACGCCCGTAAAAAAGGCATCACGATTTCGGAACTATCGCAAAAGCTAAACATTTCGCATTACGGTGTAAGCGTTCTCGTTGAGATGGGACTTGGCATGGGAGCCCTCAAAATCCACAAAGATTCTGACGAAGAGGATCTGCGGCTCACTCTCGGGAAAATCGGATTTTTCCTCATGAAAGATGAAATGACACAAGTGAACATGGATTTTTCCGAAGACATTTGCTACCGAGGGGCCGAAAATCTCGAAGAATCCATTCGCACTGGTAAACCCGCTGGGCTCCCCCACCTGGGCCCCTGGAAAACCGTTTACGAAGGACTTTCTGAGCTTACTGAACAGCAGAAAAAAAGTTGGTTTGGCTTTGACCATTTTTACTCGGACTTGGCTTTCCCCGAAGCACTCCCCATTGTTTTCGAAACTCTCGCCGAAAGGAAATCTCCACACCTTTTTGACATCGGTGGAAACACTGCCAAATGGGCCATCGCTTGTTGTAAATACAATGCAAATGTCAATGTTTCCATCATCGATTTGCCAGGGCAAACAGCAGTTGCCGAGAAAAACGCCGCAGACGCAGGCTTTGCAAATCGCATCGACACAATCGCATGCAACGTCTTGGACGACACGACAAAATTCCCTATAGGCGCAGACGCCATCTGGATGAGCCAATTCCTGGATTGTTTTTCGCTCAAGCAAGTCACAAAAATCTTAACGAAAATCCATAGCGCAGCAACATCGGAAACAGACATTTACGTACTAGAACCGCTTTGGGACAAGCAACGCTTTGAAGCGGGCGCTTACTCGTTACAGGCGACCTCGCTTTACTTCACCTGCATCGCAAACGGCAACAGCAAAATGTACCGCTACGCAGAGCTCAAACGCGCCATCGAAACCGCCGGATTCGAACTAAAAGAAGCTCACCACAATGTAGGGCCAAACTCCTATTCACTACTCCGTTTCCGAAAAAAATAA
- a CDS encoding beta-ketoacyl synthase N-terminal-like domain-containing protein has protein sequence MNQPVYINDFGLYCILGGDKAQVLDALKNGKRGTFTTYDVAGVQRPAATIDPETLAPVLEKKFDNRVNRLSQAALVGIEKTIQKAVEKYGANRVGIFIGSCDNGSEASMAALKCFKETGAFPEGYVLDFQRADFPAQFIAERFGITGMLSVHSTACASSASAFVSARNNLYAGNCDVAIVGGVDIASLSVILGFASLEAMSDKPTNPFCANRSGLTLGDAAVFFVVTRNPDADICAVDCESLKVIGFGESADADHITAPRADGEGAYQAMKAALEDAGLNAAQIGYVNLHGTGTELNDAMESRAVHRIFAADIGAANVDVPVSSTKALTGHTLGAAGALELAFCCMTLKEGVLPAHHFDGNVDPDFPPLHLVKAGETAQNLKYCMSNSFAFGGCNVSLIVENGAV, from the coding sequence ATGAATCAACCTGTGTACATCAATGATTTTGGCCTTTATTGCATTTTAGGTGGCGATAAAGCTCAAGTTCTTGATGCTCTCAAGAATGGCAAACGTGGAACTTTTACCACGTACGATGTGGCTGGCGTTCAGCGCCCTGCAGCAACGATTGATCCCGAAACGCTTGCGCCTGTCCTTGAGAAAAAATTTGATAACCGCGTGAATCGCTTGTCGCAAGCGGCTTTAGTCGGCATTGAAAAGACTATCCAGAAAGCGGTTGAAAAATACGGGGCAAACCGTGTTGGAATTTTTATCGGTTCTTGCGACAACGGTTCCGAAGCATCGATGGCTGCACTCAAGTGCTTTAAGGAAACAGGTGCATTCCCGGAAGGCTATGTTCTCGATTTCCAACGAGCTGATTTCCCAGCTCAGTTTATCGCTGAGCGTTTTGGAATCACGGGAATGCTTTCGGTACATTCGACCGCTTGTGCGTCTAGCGCTAGTGCTTTTGTCTCGGCGCGAAATAATCTCTATGCCGGCAACTGTGATGTGGCGATTGTGGGCGGTGTCGATATCGCATCGCTTTCGGTGATTCTCGGGTTTGCATCGCTTGAGGCGATGAGTGATAAACCGACAAATCCGTTTTGCGCAAATCGCTCGGGCCTTACGCTTGGCGATGCTGCGGTATTCTTCGTGGTAACGCGCAACCCAGATGCTGATATTTGTGCGGTTGATTGCGAAAGTCTTAAAGTAATTGGCTTTGGCGAAAGTGCCGATGCTGACCATATCACGGCTCCGCGTGCCGATGGGGAAGGCGCTTATCAAGCAATGAAGGCTGCGCTTGAAGATGCTGGCCTTAATGCTGCGCAAATTGGTTATGTGAATTTGCATGGAACCGGAACGGAATTGAATGATGCCATGGAAAGCCGCGCCGTTCATCGAATTTTTGCAGCCGATATTGGCGCTGCAAACGTTGACGTCCCGGTTAGCTCCACAAAGGCACTTACAGGGCATACGCTTGGTGCCGCTGGTGCGTTGGAACTTGCGTTCTGTTGCATGACTCTTAAGGAAGGCGTTCTCCCTGCGCATCATTTTGATGGCAATGTCGATCCGGATTTTCCTCCGTTGCATTTGGTAAAAGCAGGCGAGACTGCGCAAAATCTTAAATATTGTATGAGCAATTCTTTTGCTTTTGGCGGCTGCAACGTGTCCTTAATTGTTGAAAATGGTGCGGTATGA
- a CDS encoding MMPL family transporter yields MKFFNGKHLDAKTGIILWVVIHAILMFLGISVPWKMDSDLYSILPDSDELKNVSAAEKALSARTVRNITVLVGHDNFEVARSAAVALDSVFKDDSSFEETRLFVNEKSMDEIREFFFNHRYTLQGRNVREILAKGDFEALKNRALQKIYGSFSMANLNRLDEDPFLLGDAAFENFVQYSPMTMSRFSIRDSVLYAVDSGVTYVMWNAKLSENVPSMASDGHVIAKMNRVLDSLKLAKPGLIVAKSGVPFHSYESSDRAMSEIAWISGVSIVLILLLLLYVFRSSLPIVATLSTIAIAIFTALAFTWYVFGNIHVFTLVFGTSIIGVSIDYAVHFFVHWKAGVQNVRSSIIKGLLLGFLTTELSYIALSFAEFSLLRQMAVFSIVGLLSAFLTITLLFHAVFENASVFKTAAKSESTNLPTQFPKVFLDAYSKFPKWGVRLILAMFVIALLPGLKLLNVHTDIGNFYTMNEEIKASEALTSKLNNLGVAPSYFIVEGNGENDVLENEEQLTERLANAEKEGLVKAYLAVSNIIPSGRFQAGSILDLEKLVFGIKKRWTEILINNELPQMLAPNVRNYLTEIGVENHSIFVKSLLLSHDFIDFEKIDKNDRFVDVDLKNDFPQSLSFLLQMLWIGHIGDKYYSAVLPLHVSDKFDAQKIAEGLSGVHVVNKKQNINNALTKISQVSLKLVGFAYVVVFFILIIVYKFKDAVRIIRAPVLASLFAASIFGYIGIDFNFFAIVGVILTLGIGIDYALFFKEGCRQNLTTSLAIMLSAMTTIISFGSLACSAFVPIKTFGFVVLLGISCCFLLSPFSRND; encoded by the coding sequence ATGAAGTTCTTTAACGGAAAACACTTGGATGCAAAAACGGGAATTATCCTGTGGGTGGTAATTCATGCCATCTTGATGTTTCTTGGCATTTCTGTTCCGTGGAAGATGGATTCCGACTTGTATTCGATTCTGCCGGATTCCGATGAATTGAAGAATGTGAGCGCTGCTGAAAAAGCACTTAGTGCGCGTACGGTACGAAATATTACGGTGCTTGTAGGGCATGACAATTTTGAAGTGGCGCGCTCTGCGGCGGTTGCACTGGATAGCGTGTTTAAAGATGATTCATCATTCGAAGAAACTCGACTGTTCGTGAACGAAAAATCGATGGACGAAATTCGTGAGTTTTTCTTTAATCATCGTTATACGTTGCAGGGGAGGAATGTTCGTGAAATTCTTGCGAAAGGCGATTTCGAAGCGTTAAAAAATAGAGCGCTACAGAAAATTTATGGCTCGTTTTCTATGGCGAATTTGAACCGCCTTGATGAAGATCCGTTTTTGCTGGGTGATGCTGCGTTTGAAAACTTTGTACAATATTCTCCGATGACGATGAGCCGTTTTAGCATTCGCGATAGCGTCCTCTATGCGGTTGATTCTGGCGTGACTTACGTGATGTGGAATGCGAAACTCTCCGAAAACGTTCCTTCAATGGCTTCTGATGGTCATGTTATTGCGAAAATGAATCGTGTGTTGGATTCGTTGAAATTAGCGAAGCCGGGGCTTATTGTGGCAAAATCGGGCGTGCCTTTCCATAGCTACGAAAGTTCTGACCGAGCAATGTCTGAAATTGCGTGGATTTCGGGCGTGTCGATTGTGCTGATTTTGCTATTGCTGCTTTATGTTTTCCGCTCGTCGCTTCCGATTGTTGCTACGCTTTCGACAATTGCGATTGCCATTTTTACGGCGCTTGCTTTTACGTGGTACGTGTTCGGGAATATTCATGTCTTTACGCTTGTTTTTGGCACAAGCATCATTGGTGTGAGTATTGATTACGCGGTGCATTTCTTTGTCCATTGGAAGGCGGGTGTGCAGAATGTGCGCTCCAGCATTATTAAAGGTCTTTTGCTTGGATTCTTGACGACAGAACTCAGCTATATCGCGCTTTCGTTTGCCGAATTTTCGCTGTTACGCCAGATGGCTGTGTTTTCGATTGTGGGGTTGCTAAGTGCGTTCTTGACGATTACGCTTTTGTTTCATGCGGTGTTTGAAAATGCGAGTGTCTTTAAGACCGCCGCAAAATCGGAGTCAACAAATCTTCCGACTCAATTCCCGAAAGTTTTTCTAGATGCTTATTCAAAGTTCCCCAAGTGGGGTGTTCGATTGATTTTGGCGATGTTTGTTATTGCGCTTCTTCCAGGGCTAAAGTTGCTTAATGTCCATACGGATATCGGAAATTTTTACACGATGAATGAAGAAATTAAAGCATCTGAAGCGTTGACTTCGAAACTGAATAATTTGGGTGTTGCACCGTCTTATTTTATTGTTGAAGGGAATGGTGAAAATGACGTTTTGGAAAATGAAGAACAACTTACAGAACGCCTTGCAAATGCTGAAAAAGAGGGTTTGGTAAAAGCGTATTTAGCGGTATCGAATATCATCCCGTCAGGAAGGTTTCAAGCTGGTTCTATTTTGGATTTAGAAAAGCTGGTTTTTGGAATAAAAAAACGATGGACAGAGATTTTAATTAATAATGAATTGCCGCAAATGCTTGCACCTAATGTCAGGAATTATTTAACGGAAATAGGCGTGGAGAACCATTCTATTTTTGTTAAAAGTTTACTTTTATCACATGATTTTATTGATTTCGAAAAGATTGACAAAAACGATAGATTTGTTGATGTTGATTTAAAGAATGATTTTCCACAATCATTGAGTTTTCTTCTCCAAATGCTTTGGATTGGCCATATCGGGGACAAATATTATAGCGCCGTCCTTCCGCTTCACGTATCCGACAAATTCGATGCTCAAAAAATTGCAGAAGGTTTGTCGGGCGTTCATGTCGTCAATAAAAAACAAAATATCAATAACGCTCTCACAAAAATTTCGCAAGTCTCGCTTAAACTTGTAGGCTTTGCCTATGTGGTTGTTTTCTTTATTCTTATAATTGTGTATAAATTTAAAGATGCGGTTCGGATTATCCGAGCTCCGGTCTTGGCAAGCCTTTTTGCTGCTTCAATCTTTGGTTACATTGGAATCGATTTCAATTTCTTTGCGATTGTCGGTGTGATTCTTACGCTTGGAATCGGGATTGATTATGCCTTGTTCTTTAAGGAAGGCTGCCGCCAAAACTTGACAACGTCACTTGCGATTATGCTTTCGGCAATGACAACTATTATTTCTTTTGGTAGCCTTGCTTGCAGCGCCTTTGTGCCTATCAAAACATTCGGTTTTGTTGTATTATTAGGCATTTCTTGTTGTTTTCTTCTTTCACCATTTAGCAGAAATGATTAA
- a CDS encoding thioesterase family protein, whose protein sequence is MAVKKIKESVEFQIEFYDVDSMQIAWHGNYVKYMEVARCALLSKIGYDYNEMRRSGYIWPVVDLHIKYVRPMIFMQKIRAEVTLMEYEVCMKLSYKFMDAETGVVLTKAESTQMAVDMKTKESLWACPPCFVDKVKAFLAKENSPEKPSDKSESAKK, encoded by the coding sequence ATGGCTGTGAAAAAAATTAAAGAAAGTGTTGAATTTCAAATCGAATTTTATGATGTCGATTCTATGCAGATTGCATGGCATGGCAATTACGTAAAGTATATGGAAGTTGCTCGGTGTGCGTTGCTTAGCAAGATTGGCTATGATTACAATGAGATGAGACGGAGCGGTTACATTTGGCCTGTTGTTGATTTGCATATTAAATATGTCCGTCCGATGATTTTTATGCAGAAAATTCGTGCCGAAGTGACACTGATGGAATACGAAGTCTGCATGAAACTCTCGTACAAGTTTATGGATGCAGAAACTGGTGTTGTGCTCACAAAAGCAGAAAGCACGCAAATGGCCGTTGATATGAAAACGAAAGAATCGCTATGGGCATGCCCGCCTTGTTTTGTCGATAAAGTGAAGGCCTTTTTGGCGAAGGAAAATTCTCCTGAAAAGCCTTCCGACAAATCGGAGTCTGCAAAGAAATAA
- a CDS encoding lipid A biosynthesis acyltransferase has translation MSEHWSEIEEVGGSPWHFRFMLWVACHLPLFLVEFCTAIICFFFWLGAAPVRACSKVYLKHLRKMGVHVGVFGTYKHILSFALSMMEKLLGWKGAIKLNHIEMQNDDLQMLVDQLNQGCGAFLLCSHLGNMEILRSLTGYGEFHTAKRFQVFPVEDFSGSKKFSALLRELNPELMANMIDANSIDVSSAIWMKEKIAEGNLVVITGDRTSANTRNRVIETMFLGEKASFPEGAFSLACILNAPVYFVFGIRKHDFNIRSPYEMHVVRAKTSLDCSRKERPERLKILLREYTEILEQLCKAHPYQWYNFYNFWESAEK, from the coding sequence ATGAGTGAGCACTGGTCCGAAATTGAAGAAGTTGGCGGGAGCCCATGGCATTTTCGTTTTATGCTTTGGGTGGCGTGCCATTTGCCTCTTTTCTTAGTTGAATTTTGTACTGCGATTATTTGCTTTTTCTTTTGGCTTGGAGCCGCTCCGGTACGAGCGTGCTCTAAGGTTTATTTGAAACATTTGCGCAAAATGGGAGTGCATGTTGGCGTATTTGGAACATATAAGCATATTCTTTCTTTTGCTCTTTCGATGATGGAAAAATTGCTGGGTTGGAAAGGTGCGATAAAGCTGAATCACATTGAAATGCAAAACGATGATTTGCAAATGTTGGTGGATCAACTGAATCAAGGGTGTGGCGCTTTTTTGTTGTGCTCGCATTTGGGGAATATGGAAATTTTGCGTTCACTGACTGGCTATGGTGAGTTCCATACCGCAAAACGTTTTCAAGTTTTTCCTGTTGAAGATTTTTCGGGTTCTAAAAAGTTTAGCGCGCTCCTTCGAGAATTAAATCCCGAATTGATGGCAAATATGATCGATGCTAATTCCATTGATGTTAGTTCTGCTATTTGGATGAAAGAAAAAATAGCGGAAGGAAATCTTGTCGTCATTACAGGAGACCGAACTTCGGCAAATACAAGAAACCGCGTGATTGAAACGATGTTCCTTGGCGAAAAGGCTAGTTTTCCAGAAGGTGCTTTTTCACTGGCTTGCATTTTGAATGCGCCCGTTTATTTTGTCTTTGGCATTCGCAAGCACGATTTCAATATTCGTTCGCCTTATGAAATGCATGTGGTTCGTGCAAAAACATCTTTAGATTGTTCGCGCAAAGAACGTCCCGAGCGCTTAAAAATACTATTGCGTGAATATACGGAAATTTTAGAACAACTTTGCAAAGCTCATCCTTACCAATGGTATAATTTCTACAATTTCTGGGAAAGTGCCGAAAAATAA
- a CDS encoding outer membrane lipoprotein carrier protein LolA has protein sequence MADVFSHPVNKKSKPELEKSLAKVMNYEVASGNFKQTKSIKKRNRKFISTGTFMISKKNGIVWKTLKPIFSELALNNAGVFERDSNGQSQMLLTKENPMFADFSSNIQALFSGKIAQLEKNFNVYYEKQSCGFRMGLVPRETMVRMVIANVVIEACKNIDKVIITDAEESPVTLEFLNYKIVGKAAPKRMSSAP, from the coding sequence ATGGCCGATGTTTTTAGCCATCCGGTGAATAAAAAGTCAAAGCCGGAATTGGAAAAATCATTAGCGAAGGTCATGAATTACGAAGTTGCATCGGGTAATTTCAAGCAAACTAAATCTATCAAAAAACGCAACCGGAAATTTATTTCGACCGGAACATTCATGATTTCTAAAAAAAATGGCATTGTTTGGAAAACGCTAAAACCTATTTTTTCTGAACTAGCACTGAATAATGCAGGTGTCTTTGAACGCGATTCTAACGGTCAATCGCAAATGCTTTTAACGAAAGAAAATCCTATGTTCGCTGATTTTTCAAGCAATATCCAAGCGTTATTTTCAGGAAAAATTGCTCAATTAGAAAAGAACTTTAACGTGTATTATGAAAAGCAATCATGCGGCTTTAGAATGGGGCTTGTGCCGCGAGAAACGATGGTACGCATGGTTATTGCAAATGTTGTAATTGAGGCTTGCAAAAATATTGATAAAGTGATTATTACAGATGCCGAAGAATCTCCTGTAACGCTTGAATTTTTGAATTACAAAATAGTTGGAAAGGCAGCGCCGAAACGCATGAGTTCTGCGCCATAA